The genomic interval aaagggctacgattacttaattccgtacggtatttaagaatcgcccccttttttatttacttccgtaaggttaattagtacgaatctcctatcctgtgcggtattaagaggtcgtctcttctacATAGTAAGATgccttaccgatctataataatagaatttaattactaattagtattaatatccctattatagggtagttagttcgaaccgtagttaacgaagagattaattaaactatctagatatctgtgtaggtgtaaaaaggaggttctaaccgtaggttaggctggctacgataattataaatagggcccctaattagcccctgcgcagtcggctgtatgccgcggtcgaattggacttctaatccgacattCTCTAAGTTCAGCTTCAATGTTATGAAACCAAACAAAGGATGACTCATGAGAAATGAAGTACCGGCAGCTTGAAATATCTTTATGCGAATGCCGGTAGGAAGAGGGCTGACGAACCACTCATCCAGATCTCTTGGTAAGCGAACTATAGCATCGGGTTGTGGTAGCTCAGACACTATAGGACTCCTAGAGACTTCTGATGGAGCGCCCGTTACTGTAACGACATCTTCGGGGGGGTAAGAATCATCGAGCTGTGGTGGCGCAGGCGTTGCGGTATTCTTAGAAGTATCTGGCGGTGTGTCAGTTGAGACATTCGCTGGAACAGCCTCTGTCGAGATATCAGGATTGGTAGCTGGCGCTCCACATTGCAGTGGCGCGATCTCTAGCGGCGGTTCAGATGCTGTAGTATTCTCATGGACACCTCGTGTTGCGTCTGTTGAGCCTTCTACTGGAACGACTGCTTCTGTTAGGTCAGAGCCGGCGACTGGCGTTACACACAAAATTGTTTCCACTTCGAGTGGTAATTGTGTGGACATTTCCACATCGCTCTCAGTTTCTGGAGAATTCTGTGCGACCAGTTGCTTGTTCTGTGCGTGTTCAGAACTTTCCTGACCAGACAGGATTCTGGTCAGTTCGGCCAGGTTATTGACGAGTTGGTGAAGGACTTGCTCCAACGGAGCAGGCTGCACTGATGCCATCGCATAAGCGTCGGAATGCTCACGTGTGCAATGTGAGCAAGAGAGAAACAGGACTGGAAATTGGCCGTCCATTATGTACatgtaaatagttaaatgaAACAGCAAGCGAGGATTGTCTGTTGCCGCAATTTGTGCATTTCATTGGACCTGGCTTTATCATTCGTCAACGTTTCCAGCTGAGTTGTGTCAAGCTGCACCCCGGAAGTACGATCTCAGCTTGGCTTGGAGCCGACCTCTAGGAGATGACGTATCGCTTAGCCTGAACGTCTCATTGGGTAAAGACCATCGTGGTGAAACAAGAAGATGCGCATTTCACATAAGCTTGAACAACTTGCATTTTACTCGCATATTATTGCGTTGAGGTTCTTCTTTTGGCGCAGCCATTTCGTGCCACACATGGTTAGTGCTAGGTAATCTCGTATTCTAGCCTTGCCTGCATCGAGTTCGCTGTCGCACAAGACCACTGAGCTGAGCCTCGAGTCTAAGAGGGCGCGGAAGGCTGGGTTAAGAGGTGGGTGTCCAGTCGGTTTCTACAGCCTGGTCGGGGGATCAGCCCCTTCGAGCTTCCTCACTTAATACACATATGAGTCTGAACAAGATTCTTCTGAGGAAGTTGATGCTAGGCTCGCGGAAGGTTCGGGAAGATGATCGAACGGTCCACCTGCTAGGTTTGCCAAGAGtgggatattaataaggtatagAATTATGCTACTAGGGTATCCTCAGAATCAATATGTAATGATCGCAATGCAGTAAGTCACGATTCGGTTGTGCAGCAGAATCTGACCGTAGACGCGTTCACTTCGCAACCTCAGGCTCTGGAGACCCAACATGACGCTCCGAGGGAACAGACTCGCCATAAGGTCTGCGGAAGAACACATTCCTTTCCCAGCCATCAATCTCATCGACAACCGTCTCGCGAATCAACTCGTACTTGCCAATCTTGGGCAGGATCTTGGCCCAGACAACCCAGTAGAGACCACCAGCCACGATGATAGCGATACCGACAACGCAGTGAAGGTAGTAGGGTAGGCTCTCATAAACGTTCTGGCCCTCCTCGGGGGGCACAAAGGGTGCGATGACGAGGTAGATGTTGCTAAGCATGAAGAAGATGACCACGGGCAGGCTGGCGCTGATGGGAGGGTTCCAGTTCCATTCCTTGCGGTTGAGGTACAGGTAAGCAAGACCGCCAGCGACAAAGACGTTGATGATGGCGAGGGGGTAGCTGATGAGGTTGAGAATGAAGTTGTACGCATCGCCTATAGGTATGTTAGTATGTATGCATCATGACACAGAGCTCGGTTCAGTTTTTCTTACCAGGAGGGGGAGCAAGCATCGTGATGACGCAAATCAGCCAATGCTCAAAGAGACCAGCCAAGGGGGCGTTCAAGGGTCTGTTGCTGGCGAAAAAACGCGACCAGGGCAGAATACCCTCGCGACCGAGCTCCTGGACGAGACGGCCCTGGGAGAAGATGACACTGAGAACGTTGCCAAAAGCGGATAGGGCGACGAAGACTGAAAGAGCACGTTCGGCAGTGCCACCCATTACATTGCGGAAAAGGGACGCCGCCACAAGTCGACCACCCTCAAGGATTTCCTCTCTCGGGACAGCGGCAAAGTAGGCGACGTTAACCAGCATGTAAAGGATGGAGATGGTGATAATACCAACGGGCGCGGCGATCTTGAGGGTACGGACGGGGTTCTTGGTCTCGCTGAGGGCATAGTTGGCATTGCTGTATCCAATGTAACTCCAGATGACGTTGTAGAGAGCAGTGACGACACCGTAGGGGCTGCCGGTGGTTCCCTCGAATGCGTTTTGGAAGTTCTTGGGCTTTTGTTCCTCGGGCAGCTTGACGTGGCCACCAAGAGCAATGAAGCCGCAAAGAATGATGATGACAATGATGACCAGCTTAATAGTTCCGAGAAGATTCTGCAGGCGCAGTCCCCAGTTGAGGGCGAGACCGTGGATCAAGAAGGCGGTGGTGATGCAAGCCAGGCCGATAGCGCGCTGGTTCCAGCGGTCGACCTCGACCTCAGCGGCGTGCAGAATGTACTCGCCAAAGACGACAGAGTTACCACTAGCCCAGCCGAGCAGGACGACGTATCCGGTGTAGAGACCCGTGGTGAGGAACTTGGGCTTGCGGAAGACGTATTCGAGGTAGTTCTTCTCTCCTCCGTTCTTGGGGATTGCGGTTCCCCATTCGAGATAAACCGCGGTACCGGCGAGGGCGATAATCATGCCGGCAACCCAGATAAAGAGTGAAAGGCCGACACTGCCAGAGAGTGCAAAGATGGTGCCGGGTGTCGCAAAGATACCGGTGCCGACAACACGGTTGACGATGAGGAAGATGGCAGTGGTGACACCGATTTTTCGCTTGTTTTCGCGGGCGTGCTCGATGCGGCCTGGGATGATTGATTAGCAAGTTGATGGTTGTGCGGCAGAGCTCGGTCAACGGAGTGCGCTCCGCAACCATCATCATGAAGAAGACTCACCAACTTCGCTGTCGTAGGTCGTCGCGGCTGGGAGATCGCCATGCTTTCTGTGGTCACCGTCGGCGGCAGTGGCCGACGACGAGGCGCCAAACTTGTTCAAAAGCTTGGACATCTTGACGATGTGATGATGGTGAACTAATCCTGTCGTCGTGGGTGTAAACGATCAGAGACCAGGAAAAGACACCAGATGGAGACGGAAGACTGGAGAACGGAAGACTATCCGAAAGAACTACGAAACTAGAAGGTTGACAGAAGACTTTATGTCTGTGGCAGAACAGGCCCCGCCAAGGAGATCACGTCTTATTTACACCGAATTGGCTCCATGTGGCGAGAGGTTCGTCTGGGTGGAATCGGCTTGTCGTCTTGGGGGTGAGCAGTCGAGGTTGCGCCGCATTAGTAGGCACCCTTGCACATACGAACGAATAGAGCCAAAAACCAAAAAGTCCCAAAGGTCACCGTCCCGACATACAAGGATTAGGAGGCTCTGGAGACACGAGAGTCTAACCGTCAGTGGTGCGCCGAGAGTATCCGCATGCGAGATTTACCTGCGAGAGACCATGGATGATGCAGCTGCGAGCATCTGGAGCTTCTTGGAAGGCTTCTTGGAGTCTTCGAGTCCCTCTTTGGACCCCCAACATGGCCCCCAAGATCCTAGCTCATATTCTCGAACTGTCAGGGTACAAGCACAAGGGATTTCCATCCCGCAGTCCCAGTGGTCTGGTGCGAAAAGTTCTGTGTCATAGTTTCTGTTTGTGGTCCACTCGGCCGATGACGCGATCTGAGGACAAGATGTCGAAGACTCGAAGTGGGAAAATTTCGGCGTTGGGACCCGGTTTTATCCCGTGGGGCATCGATTGAGCTTTGCAGGCGACACGCTCACGACGCCTTATGTAACAACGGAACATCATGACTTCTTCCAATTCAGTGTGACTGAAGGCTTCATTGTTGAAATAGTGGTAAGACTATCAGATATACTCCGAAAGGTACCATCTGATGAGAATCGCCCGAATGTTGGTGAAGTATGTATAACTCCAAACTCACCTGTACAACACAGTCATGAACCTCGTCTCACCTATGACCTCGATAGTATCCGTAACTGCTGCCTCATTCTCATATCCTTGCCCGTGTACTTTGTGTCGCACTTTCCTCCGCTCAAATGCGTACAACTTGTAGTTGATTCAAAAGAGAAAGTGCCTGTTGCCCCAGTTGCCGATCATGCTCAGGGCTGGTCGTGTCTGACTGGGCAAGGCGATGATCCTTCACTTGGGACAAGCTGCATCTCGACTTCACCTGCCCTGGCAAACTTCAAAGATTCTTGCTATTTATCGACAATTACGGCCAAACAAAGGCGCTTGCCTCGTTGTAAGTGCGCATTTCCAGAGTCACATGGCGTTAGGACTTGTTCAACGTCTTGCTTTGCTCTTGCCCTCTATGCCTTGATGAACACACCAAGCACCACGCGGCCTTCTCACGACACGCTGTGAGAGTTCTCGTGTTATCCCGCTGCAATATGATCTGACCTTCCGGGTGAGCAAATTTCATGATCACCTCTAGATCGTCCATTGGACTCAATAGCAGCTGTGAGCTGCAGTCCCGTACGTGAGATCTGCTGCCGATGGTGCAACCATGGCAAGGTCTGGGCACCCTTCCATCGGTTGTAACCGAGTTCCAGGCTGCATCTCAGACAAGGGATATGATCCTCATCCCGCGCAGAGTTTGCATGACACTCAGGGGTTAGACGCACTTGCGGACTCGCCAGGCAGCATCTTCTCATGGCGAGACTGGATTTCAACTTTTGTCGGGAGCGACGGGGAACATCAACAAATCAGCACCTCGCTGATCTTCAGCTGAAAAAGTTTGCTTCACAAAAGGTCCCCAAAGATGTCTTGTCCCTCGGGGAAAAAGACGAGACGGGTAAGCATATTGAACCGAAGTCTTGGTTCCTTCCTCATGCGAAGGCTGGGCGCAATGAAGCCATCCTAGCCACCATCGCGTGATAGTGCCAATGAGCCGCGGCCAAGCGACGTAGGTGAGACTTGGGACCTTTGCCTCGTTTACCCAAGCATGAGTCTCCTGATTACTCATTTTGGAAGAACATAGTAATTAAGGCCCTCTCACCAGAGTTGCTGTTCCAACATCAACTGTGTGTCACTATGCTCATTTGAATGGCTGCATCGCGAGGGATGGCAAGCCGGTAGAAAGGCGACTCGTACGTGGCACGTGAAGCGCATCCAACTGTTATTGATAGGCACACTCGATCAATTTGGTCCTCATTTGTGTAAGTAAAGAGGAGGCATTAATCGGCCGACGGAGACTTATGAGGGGATTGAGCTCCGGGCTTTGAGTCCAGTTTCGCTATTTTTCATCGAGTGTTAGTCAGCGACGCAGGGAGATGAACCCTGATGCAAAGGAGGCGTCATGTCCACGCTTGCCCATCAATGGCATCCGGTCGGGAAACAAGGAATCCGTGAATTGCCAAGCATCCCTTCTTGACCAACTCTTGCCAGAAGTAAGGTAGTATGATGAGATTTTAGATATCCAGCGAAGTGAATCCGATCTTAAAGGGCCCTCCTGATAACCCATTCTGCCCAATGCTATTTGAGTCCTTTCCAATGGAAGGTAGAGAACAAGGGCCGAGATAAGATGCTGTACCTTGCACTGTCATTGGTTCCGGGGGGGGCGTCCTGATTGCTCAAGATATTAGCCGAAACATTCGGCCTACGATATGTTTGCCCGCAGAAGACATGCATTTCCCCGATAACCCCTCTGAGTTCCAATCTTCTGGGTAAAGTGCTGCATCTTGCCCCTGTTTAGTGCCAATGAACCAGGCTGTACGTCCTTTTAGGTTGAGGAAGCATGCCGGGGCTTTGCCGCGGACCGGACCGCTCACGCTTCCAACCGCCGATCCTGCGGAGGTCTCATCCAAACGATCTGCCACGCGATACTGGGGAAGCTTCCTTGGTAGATCAATGGACATGTATAAAGAATGCTGTCTTCATGAAAGGGGTTACATGTCCGATTTCCCTTATTGTTCCCCACGTGTGTTGCAGGTAGCAAAACCAAGGAATGGCGATGGCATTGACAGTTGGAGAGACCATGAGGACTCTCTTCACCTGCAATATCGCTGTGGCCACCGTCTATGGCCGATCGCACCAACTAAAGCTTGATCATGAACCCTCCCTAACACCTCACTAAGCCAGCCACATAACTTCGCACAATGACAATGGGGAGGTGTATCCGTCCGTTAGTAGTTGTATAGCTGGTTGACCAGATGGGGACAATGACGCAGAGGATTGACTAGGGTCCTCCGATCATCGGAGACTGACCAGCGGACGACTCCCTAAGGTGTGGACGGACAGCGGATACACAACGCGGCATGCGGAGAAGTCTCCGCGCCCGCATCGCTTGGCGGCTGTTTGACTCAATAGGTCGTTGGCAAAAGCGATTGATCTAAAGCGTCGTTGCGTCCCATCGCGTGAAGTGAGTTTTCCACAGCGTCATTTTTGCCTTGCTCGATGGTAACTATCGCAGTCACCGACTCAGATGGCTTAGGATGCGACCTCACTCAACCATGGGTCAAGTCCCTCTGCCTCTGGATGGCATCTCCACTGGCGACTCAGACATTGAACGGTCCAACATAACCGAGGTTACGAACATTAACCATGTCAAGGGGAAATCAAATCCTGCCGCGCTTGGAGAGTCAAACACAGTCATAGCAGATGGGATTGATATCCCTCTCAACATCGATGCGCTAGATCCGGCATTCCAGCTCTCAGAATGTTTGCGATCACACGGTATCGAAGGCCTCCTCGAGGAGGACTACCCATCATCCCTCGATACGAGATACCAATCACCATTCGCATGGCCATTACGAAAGAAGATCACGGTGCTCTTTGGGACCTTCCTCGCCTCGACCCTAGCCGCCTACTCTGCCGGCGCTTATGCCATGGCCGCTGCCCCCCTGGTTGAGAAATGGCATCTCACGAACACCCAATTCAACCTAGGCATCACCCTCTTCGTCTTGGGTTTCGGCTTCGCGCCCATGATACTAGCCTTGATCAGCGAGATCTACGGCCGCTACTGGGTCTTTGTCGGTTCAGGTGCCGTATTTTTCCTGGGAACCTTGGGCTGCGCGGTGACACAGTCGTTTCCTGGCATGTTGGTCTCTCGTCTGATTACAGGCAACGGGGCATCAGTCTTTGCGACGCTGACCGGGGGCGTGGTGGGAGACGTATTCCACAAGGAGAATCGCAACACGCCCATGGCCCTTTACTCGCTCACGATCATGATTGGAACCGGGTTGGGTCCCATGATCAGCGGTATAATCGTCGACAACCTCCATTGGAGATGGATCTTTTACGTGCAGATGATCACTGTCAGTTCTACCACGTTAGCCATCTTCATCTTCTTCGCCGAGACGCGGAGTAATGTTGTACTTGAGCGGAAGTGCGTAACTCTCAACAAACATTTCGACGGTATTCGCCTGCAGGGGGTCTCGTCCCCGATTGGGGACAAGAGTGGATTGCGGCAAGGCACCGAGCAGCTGAGTGAGGGTCAGTCGCAACCTGTTCGTGTCCAGTTCCGCGCCCATTTCGAGGGTCCTGAGCTTGATATGAGTATCCTTTGGCGGAGCTTCTCCTTCCCCCTGAAACTTCTTTGCACCGAATCCGTCGTCTTTTGGTTCTCCGCCTGGGTTTCATTCGCGTGGGCGATCCTATACATGCAGTTCAACAGTATCGGTCTGGCATTCCGCTCCGTGTATGGCTTCAACAGCAGTCAGGTAGGAGGTATCTACACTTCAGTCATTGTTGGATCGGTAATCGGGGCGGTGATTACAATCTTCCAGGAGCCGATCTTCAAGAAGTTCATGCCTCAACGGATGGCAACGCCGGAAGGAAGACTCTATTCTGCATGTGTTGAGTCACTCTTCCTGCCGATCGGGCTGTTTTGGTTTGGCTGGAGCTCGTCTCCCAACGTACCTTGGATTGTGCCCGCACTCGCAATCACCTCCGTGACGGTTGGCATCTTCACCATCTATCTGGCTGTCTTCAACTATCTGGCGGACACCTATCACCGATATGCCTCCTCCGCTCTAGCAGCACAGTCTATGTGCCGGAATCTGCTTGCCGGAGTGTTCCCTTTGTTTACAAACATCATGTTTCAGAGGCTTGGGTACGGTGTTGCGGGAAGTCTACTAGGTGGCATTGGTTTGCTTCTTTCGCTTGTTCCTTGGTTGCTGTGTATCTATGGGGAGAAAATCAGGGGTCGCAGTCCTTTTGCCGGGCAACTCAAAGCAGGTTGAAGTATATGTTGATGTTACCCCAGATGCCAGATAGTTTCATGCGTAGGCAAAGCAATGAAGATGACccttcttataattagaaacgGTTTCCAGTATAGTGAACAAGCCATCGCTCCGTGTGACACTTTTAACATCGTTGGTTCAGATGCGCCCGAACCTCGACCCCGGATTCATGGTCATTTATATAAATGAATCCCATGAATCAGACACTTTGACATGACTTCACTGTGTATATCTTTGATCGGCTGATACAATAGCATCTTTTGCACCCAATATGGTTGATGTTACGTTGATGTCATGGTGCTGAGTAACAGCCCTACAGGCAGCAGTGCTTGAAGGGAGTGTGAGTAAGCACCGTACGCTTAGTCGCTCGGAACAGATGTTCTAGTCGGACTATGGCCCTGAACTTATGGGTCTCGGAGACGTTGCTGTTACTAATGAGATCTATTGCCTGCTTCGAGTAAGCAAGATATTGGAAATTTATGCCTGTGAAGGGCGGAACTCCGCTGCTTCCTCCTTCTCTTCGAGTCTGATGTCCACTCCACTAGTGGTTCGTCTAGGTCAGACGTTCCCGCTCAATGCGACTAGAGATATGTATTGGGATATTTCAGAACTACCTGCCTAAGTTGACCAGCGCGTAGAAGACTATAAATCCCACGAACACTAGACATCAACATCAACCCTGCGGTCAGACTTTCGCATAATCCTCAAATAGTCGAGGACAAGATCCAATATTCACAATGGTAAATTCATCGAAGTAGCAAATCTTGATGAAATCCGCATACTGACTGGATCCACCTCAGGTTCAACTCACTCAAATCATAACTGGCCTCGTCTTGGTCCTCGGAGCGCAAGCTGCCGCTACGCCCGCCACACTGCAGAAGCGCGACACTGTTAGTCTCGGCGTCTTCCACGACGGAGGCTGTGCTGGCAGTTATACCAACAATTTTGACGTCTCCTCTGGCCGGTGCCAAGATTTTTCGGGAAATGTCTACGGGGCATTATTCGCAAACAGAGGCGGGAACGTCTGCAAGCTCAAGTTCTGGGCAAATGCCGGGTGCAGTGGAAAGGCGACGGTCAGCACGGTCAACGCATACGAGGACCATTCTTGCGTTCCTGTTGCCAACAAGGACGGACAGTTCTACTTGACCGATGGAGCACGGTCTGTGTACATCACTTGCTGATTACTCCGTGCTATTCGATCGGTCGTTGAATAAAGAATTTCTCTTgggtaagtcgacccacccccttttggccaccccccccttttggccaccctatTAAAACATAGTATCAAAACATCGCCACTAACTACActcaattaattaactatcttctactactataataatatagttattattctccctaggtaattcgacccctacgagtcgactaggactaactagacGGTTACTAGagtcctcctaagctctctatatatcctagatATTCGCgaacctagtatttaggtctattagtatactcttctttttctacggccttaattagttaactttagcttttagaactCGAATGTAGTACTAAGATACTACTAGATAGTAGGCCTGCTcgctaaataccttttttacctttctaaatagtagtcgttaagtattatagtctagactgagctctataaataactttaactaatcgcaaagctcgctagcctttttaggtattaactagttaataatagacgccGCTAAtgcctagttaatagc from Colletotrichum lupini chromosome 2, complete sequence carries:
- a CDS encoding amino acid permease, yielding MSKLLNKFGASSSATAADGDHRKHGDLPAATTYDSEVGRIEHARENKRKIGVTTAIFLIVNRVVGTGIFATPGTIFALSGSVGLSLFIWVAGMIIALAGTAVYLEWGTAIPKNGGEKNYLEYVFRKPKFLTTGLYTGYVVLLGWASGNSVVFGEYILHAAEVEVDRWNQRAIGLACITTAFLIHGLALNWGLRLQNLLGTIKLVIIVIIILCGFIALGGHVKLPEEQKPKNFQNAFEGTTGSPYGVVTALYNVIWSYIGYSNANYALSETKNPVRTLKIAAPVGIITISILYMLVNVAYFAAVPREEILEGGRLVAASLFRNVMGGTAERALSVFVALSAFGNVLSVIFSQGRLVQELGREGILPWSRFFASNRPLNAPLAGLFEHWLICVITMLAPPPGDAYNFILNLISYPLAIINVFVAGGLAYLYLNRKEWNWNPPISASLPVVIFFMLSNIYLVIAPFVPPEEGQNVYESLPYYLHCVVGIAIIVAGGLYWVVWAKILPKIGKYELIRETVVDEIDGWERNVFFRRPYGESVPSERHVGSPEPEVANRWTVRSSSRTFREPSINFLRRILFRLICVLTFRALLDSRLSSVVLCDSELDAGKARIRDYLALTMCGTKWLRQKKNLNAIICE